The sequence below is a genomic window from Saccopteryx leptura isolate mSacLep1 chromosome 3, mSacLep1_pri_phased_curated, whole genome shotgun sequence.
GTTGAGTAACTACTATGTGTCAGGAACTGTGCCAAGTACTTATACTGTTCTTCATAAAATCTCCACGACAACTTGTAAGTTAGATTAAAAACTGCTGTGCAGTGTTTTGGTAATTTGTCCATGGTCATATGTCTAGTAAGTGGTAGATAGTCCGTTCTCAGAGAATGCTTAGTATGAGttaatgtctattttttaaaaaattgtttttagcaagagaggaatggggggagagagagagtgagagagagagaacgagagacaggaacatcaatcagtccctgtatgtgcgctgaccagggattgaaccagcaacctttgtactttgggacgatgctctaaccaacggagctctctggccagggcaatgtcctctttcttttcctacaTTATATGCTGCAATAGCAGATATTCGAAAGACTGGCTGAATAGAGGGAAGAATGGATTTACTCACATTGTTGTTGGTCACAGCAAAGTACTGCAAATTACTCAAATATTGGATTTCTTCTGGAATGAAGGTCAGGTGGTTATAGCTTAGATCCAAATAATGTAGTTTGGTGCATAGAAAAAGCTGCAGGGGTAGATTCTCAATATTATTATGGTCCAAAGACAGCTGCTCTAGATTAGATAATGCCCCAATTTGGGCAGGAATATAAGCAATGTTATTGTGCCACAATTTTAAGCAGGAAAGGTTCTGGAGATGCTGAAAGCTAATGATCTCTTCCACAGTTTTaaggttattttcttttagatCTAACTCATGCAAATTGTTCAGGCTGAAAATAGAGTGTGGAATGCGTTCCAGGTCACAGCTGATTAGCTCTAGGCTTTTCAGATTGACCATCTTTTTCAAGTTGTTCAGTACAACCAGTTTGCTTCCCTCGTTATTGAGGGACAGCTTCTGCAGGGAAGGCAGGAGGTCTGTAATGACTTGTGGGATCCGGGACAGGCTGCTCTTCAAGTAGAGGGTCCTCAGGTTTTTTAAGTCCTGAAAGCCCTCCAACTGCATAGTACTCAACTGCTCAGGTAGAACACAGCCCGACAGATGAAGTTCCTTGAGATTCTTCAGGTGAAATACCCAGCGGGGAATTTTCCCCATCTCAGTAAATTTTAGGcggagaatttttaaattttcctctagAAAGGCCAGGGCAGGATGGTCTACCACCAGAGACGAATGGTACACGTGGAGTTCCTTGAGGTTGACCAGCTGGGAGACTGCGGGGGGCAGCTTGACCTCAGGAATCAGCTCCAGGCTGAGCACTTCAATCTCAGTAAGCTCGAACACATTGTCTGGAAGACCCTTTAGCATAAAAAGATGCAGTTCTATCTTGTCCTGGGAATTTTTCACCAGCTTACTTTTTAGTTTGTCGACTGTCCATTCGTTATTGAGGTTGATCTGTTTCAGTTTGTTCTCACTGACCTCCGACAGGAAGATGGAGAAGCGTTTGGAATACAGAGGATCGTACTGATCAGCCAGATGGAGGATGAAGGCAAAGTCGTTCTTGACGTCAGGTATGTCGCTGTAGTTGCTTTTTTCTCTCAATGCTTCGAAGGAATATTGCTTCAGGGAGCTCCTCAGCATCCACCACAAGCTGTAGGAGGAGGTGAGACCATAAAGTATAACCAAAATGACATAAAACGAAGCCAGGACCTTAAAAATTTCTGCCAAGGAGTAGACACACTGGTAGCGCTTATATCCTGTAAAAGCCTGCACGTCAACTGAACAGTCAATTTCAAGAGTGATATAGGTTAAAAAATATGGAACATAAGTTATGATGAGGACAAACAAAATGACTTTGACTATTATCTGCTTCAGATACACTCTGTAAATGATATCTTTCTGTTCCACGTGCATACGGAACCTTTTCACTTTTTCAAAGATGGCTTTGGCCTGTTCGCCCTCCTTCTTGTCCAGGACACTGGAAGTTGGGCTTTCTATGCCAGCTGACTCCAAGCCAGGCTGTGGGTAGGGCAATGCCTGCTTATTGGCATCAACATCAGCTGAACACCCTGAGGATGAAAGTAAAACCTTGGACTTGGAGAGTGTCAGGGGCCTCACTGACTGCTCGGCCACCGTTTCCGACAGGGCGCGGGTGGTCCACGGAGAATCGAAGCACTTGTGAAGGATGGCCACAAAATGTTCGAGCCTGGAGCTGGTACTGGGGTAGTGAAGCCAAAAGTTGCTGCAGGCTGCAAAGATCAGCGTGTGCAAGAGCACCAGGTAGGGGAAAAACTTCGCGAACCAATGGAGCTGCTTTTCGTAACAGACGGCATCGATGTAGGAGTACTGCTGTCGGTGGAGGTCATTCTGGATtctgagggggagaggaagcgGTGTTCCAGGATCAGAGGATGCATTTGCACTGGCTTTCAGGATGTGCCAAGGCACGGCGCAGTGATTGTCAAATTCCACCTTACAAGGAAGACAGCACAGAACCCTGCTCTGCGTAAGCTGGAGAGCTCCGGCCAGCACTGCCACCAGCAGCATGACCAGGGTGATGTAATACCAGAAGACGTCCCACCACGGTTTTAGGATATGATAAGATGATTGGGCATCTGCTAAACATTTGAGCTCTGTTAGTGTAATCATGACTTTTTTTGTAGGAGTACAGAaactggaagagaaaaataaaagaaaagttacTGACGTAAATgtatcaaaataaatattgaactCTAATGCTTGTCCATACATAGCCTGCCTAAGTAGGATTTAGCTCAGGGGCAACGCCTTGAAGGCACGACTGGTCAATTTCATTTGAAAATGTGCACAGCAAAGTAACTTAGATGAGATGCCTTTTGGCTGATAACCAGACTGGGGCAGGACGTGAAGCGACTGTCTAGTTTCCTCCTGAATTTTGACTCCATGCTAGGCTATTAAACACCAAAATCCAAATTTTCTTTAATCAATATTTAGAAAACTTATTCTTAAGTACTTGTTCCTGGCTACATGTTACATCCTCCCAAAGGTTTGAGGAAGCTCTTTTCCAATTCCTACCCCTGTGTCTGGTGCATTGGTGATAGCCCAAGAGTTGTGTTTCAGTCACTACAAGGAACCTCTTTTGAGTCAGCACTGCTTTATAAAATT
It includes:
- the LRRC8B gene encoding volume-regulated anion channel subunit LRRC8B, with product MITLTELKCLADAQSSYHILKPWWDVFWYYITLVMLLVAVLAGALQLTQSRVLCCLPCKVEFDNHCAVPWHILKASANASSDPGTPLPLPLRIQNDLHRQQYSYIDAVCYEKQLHWFAKFFPYLVLLHTLIFAACSNFWLHYPSTSSRLEHFVAILHKCFDSPWTTRALSETVAEQSVRPLTLSKSKVLLSSSGCSADVDANKQALPYPQPGLESAGIESPTSSVLDKKEGEQAKAIFEKVKRFRMHVEQKDIIYRVYLKQIIVKVILFVLIITYVPYFLTYITLEIDCSVDVQAFTGYKRYQCVYSLAEIFKVLASFYVILVILYGLTSSYSLWWMLRSSLKQYSFEALREKSNYSDIPDVKNDFAFILHLADQYDPLYSKRFSIFLSEVSENKLKQINLNNEWTVDKLKSKLVKNSQDKIELHLFMLKGLPDNVFELTEIEVLSLELIPEVKLPPAVSQLVNLKELHVYHSSLVVDHPALAFLEENLKILRLKFTEMGKIPRWVFHLKNLKELHLSGCVLPEQLSTMQLEGFQDLKNLRTLYLKSSLSRIPQVITDLLPSLQKLSLNNEGSKLVVLNNLKKMVNLKSLELISCDLERIPHSIFSLNNLHELDLKENNLKTVEEIISFQHLQNLSCLKLWHNNIAYIPAQIGALSNLEQLSLDHNNIENLPLQLFLCTKLHYLDLSYNHLTFIPEEIQYLSNLQYFAVTNNNIEMLPDGLFQCKKLQCLLLGKNSLMSLSPLVGELSNLIHLELIGNYLETLPPELEGCQSLKRSCLIVEENLLNTLPLPVAERLQTCLDKC